The sequence ATATACCTTTTAATAGCCGGGAATTCTGCAAAATAGGAATCAATAATTTCAGCAGCTTCCTTACGCTGAATATGAAGCCTTTGCGATAATCCAAAAGGAGATATACCATAAATGATCCCGAAATTCACCATTTTGGCTTTCCTGCGCATCTCATCATTGACATCATCCGTTCCTACTCCAAAGACCTTGCTGGCAGTTGTAGCGTGGATATCAACTCCATCCCTGAATGCTTCTATCATGCTTTCATCTTTGCTAAAGGAAGCCATAATGCGAAGCTCTATTTGGGAATAATCTGCCGATAATAAAACGTATTTGTCATTTTTAGATATAAATGCTTTTCTTATCTCCCTGCCCTTTGCCGTTCTTATTGGGATATTCTGCAGATTTGGGTTTTGAGAGCTTAATCGTCCCGTAGAGGCTACTGCCTGGTTAAAAGAGGTGTGCACCCTGTTATCTTTTTTGCTTATCAACTCCGGCAAAGCGTCAACGTAAGTAGATTTGAGTTTCTGTACTTCACGGTAATCCAGTATCTTTCTTACGATCTCATGTTTATCAGCCAATTTGGAGAGTACATCTTCAGCCGTAGCATACTGGCCGGTTTTGGTCTTTTTTGGTTTTTCATCTATTTTAAGCTTTTCAAATAAGATCGTGCCTAATTGTTTTGGAGAATCAATGTTAAATTCTGTACCAGCGTCATCAAGTATGCTTTGTTTTAAAACACTGCTTTCCTTTGCAAGCAGCCTGGAATATTTACTTAGAGCGCCAGGGTCAATATTCACACCTGCCCTTTCTATATCGGCTAATACATGGATAAGGGGAAGCTCCACTTCATTGAATAACTTTTGTAGTTTTTTTTCTTTTATTAAAGGTGCAAAAATATTTTTAAGTTTAAGCGTAATATCAGCATCTTCACCGGCATATTCCACCACTTTTTCAACCGGGATATCTCGCATATTGCCCTGCTCCTTTCCTTTTTTGCCAATAAGTGTGTCGATAGAAACGGGCGTATAATCTAAGTAACTTTCGGCAAGGGCATTCATATTATGACGCATGTCTGGCTCAAGCAGGTAATGAGCAAGCATGGTGTCAAACAAAGGGCTCTTTACCTCAATGTCATAATTTTTCAAAACCAGGATATCGTATTTTATGTTCTGGCCTATTTTAACGATTTGCTCATTTTCCAGGACACCTTTAAATTCATTCGCAATGTTTTTGGCTTCTTTGTCATTTTTTGGAACAGGCACATAATAAGCTTCCCCCTTTTTGTAAGAAAATGCCAATCCTACCAGTTTGGCATCCATTGTATCAATAGCTGTAGTTTCCGTATCAAAGCAAAATTCTTTTTGTTTTTCAAGGTCTTTGATAAGCTTTTTCCTCAATTCAGGCGTGTCTGCAAGGTGATAATGATGAGTAGTTGTATCAATATTAACTTTAGTGATTGATTGTTGATTTTCAGGAATTTTGTTCTTCTTTTGATCATTTTCACGAGACAAATTTCGTGCTGCAGTTTCACCAAACAAACTCATTTGGTCAGAAGAAGCAGAGGTGGTTTTTTCTTCTCCATCTCCAAATAGTCTTTTCTTTATGGTCCGAAACTCCAGTTCGTCAAGCAAGGCTATAAGAGCGTCATTATCTGGGCCTTTATAGAGGAGCTTTTCTTCATCAAAATCAAGGGGTACCCCGGTATCGATCGTTGCTAATTGTTTGGAAAGCAAACCTTGTTCTGAAAACTCAACGACCCTCTCCTTTAGCTTGCCTTCTAATTGGTCAGCATTTTCAATCAGGTTTTCAACAGAGCCGAATTCTTCAATAAGTTTTTTGGCAGTTTTTTCTCCAACACCCGGTATCCCCGGAATATTATCCACCTTATCTCCCTGCAATCCCAGGATGTCTATAACCTGGTCAATTGACCTGATCTCCCATTTTTCCAATACTTTTTTTTTGTCGAGGATGTCTACCCCATTTCCCATGTAGGCCGGCTTATAAAGGTAAATGTTATCACTGACAAGCTGGCAGAAATCCTTATCAGTGCTCATCATATAAACCTGGAGGTCAGCTTCAGCAGCTTTTTTTGCAAATGTTCCTATGATATCATCCGCTTCATAACCATCTTTTTCCAGGACAGGAATATTGAACGCGTCAATGAATCTCTTTATGTAGGGAATGGCAGTGACAATATCTTCGGGGGTTTCCTGTCTTTCTGCCTTATATTCTTTGTATGCTTTGTGCCTGAATGTAGGTGCAGATGTATCAAAAGCGACAGCAATGTGGGTAGGTTTTTCTTTATTGATGATTTCAAGCAAAGCATTGGCAAACCCTAACACGGCACTGGTATTGAGGCCCTTTGAATTGATGCGCGGGTTTTTACTGAATGCAAAATGAGCACGGTATATGAGCGCCATGGCATCGAGGAGGAAGATTTTTTGTGCAGGCATTATGAATAGTAATTATACAAATACAACCAAAGTTAATATATATTACCCATTCTGCAAAATCTGACTAATTAAAGAGAATTGAATAAAAAATGTAATATATTTGGCTGTGGAAAATAAAAACATAAAAAATGTTTCAATCTTGCAAATTTTTCAAGATAACAACAACAAACCTGTGCCTATATGGTAGTTACAGGCAAGCGTAAAAAAGACAGTGCAACCCTGACAGTGACGACTGAAAAACGGAGACTTTGCAACTTGACAATTTAAGCAGACTGACTTGAAGCGTTCTTTAACAAACTGACACGGTAAGACAATCCGACACGCAATCCGACACGAATGTTTTTAAAATTTTTCCCACCGCACTTTTTTTAAAACAATTTTACGCCTACCCGCATTGGCACATTTGGTTTTGCCTGACACACAAGCCAACCCTTCGCAAAACCAAAAGAGCCAATCTTGCCGCCCCACAATTAGGAATGTTGATAAAATGTTTGCAGAAAAAGATGAAAATTTGGAAACTTTGTATATTTTTGCCAAATTTGTCAAGGCAAAATAATCAAGAAGATGAAAGAAACCTTTGGAGAATACATTCACAAGTTACGAGTTGAGCACGGACTAACTCTGACAAAACTTGCTGCTGCACTTGATATTGACCAATCCACCCTTTCAAAAATTGAAAACCAAAAAAGGAATGTTCATGAAGTCATATTACCAAAATTGGCGAAGGTTTTCAAATTAGATATTAAGACGCTTGAAAGAGAATTTTACAGTGAAAAAATTGCAGAAATCATATATCAAGCACCAGATTCTGAACAACTTTTAATGCTTGCGGAAGAAAAAGCAAAATATTTCAAATCCAAGAAAGCGAAACAGGGAAATTTAAAATTTTAGAAAATGAAAAACGGAATAGAGAAATATTTAAACAAAGTAATACAAGGTGACTGCCTTGAGGTAATGAAGGGTATTCCGGACAAAAGTATTGATATGATACTTTGTGATTTACCTTATGGAACGACCCAAAATAAATGGGACTCTGTAATTGACTTGGACTTGCTATGGCAACATTATGAGAGAGTGATTAAAGATGATGGAGTGATTGCCCTCACGGCACAAGGTCTGTTTACTGCGAAACTTATCATGAGTAACGAAAAGTTGTTTAAGTATAAAATTGTTTGGATAAAATCAAAATCCACGAATTTCCTGAACGCCAAAAAGCAACCGCTTAGAAAACATGAAGACATTTGTGTTTTCTACAAAAAGCAGCCAACGTATAACGCTCAAATGACTAATGGTGAAGCTTATGACAAAGGCATAAGAAAAGACCAATATACTGGTAGCTACGGAGACTTTAAACCGAGACACGTAAAGAGCAACGGTGAAAGGTATCCGAATGACATCGTTTGTTATGAGGAACAGCCCATTGACGATTTTGTCTATGTTAAAACAGCAGAATCGGAAGGACCCGTTTTGCACCCGACACAAAAACCCATTGAATTAGGAAGATATTTAGTTAAAACCTTCACTAAACCCGGAGATGTTATTCTCGATAACGCTTGTGGAAGTGGAAGTTTCTTGCTTTCTGCAATACTTGAAAACCGGCAATTTATAGGAATTGAAAAAAACGAAGATGTTATGCTTCACAAGGTTAAACCAGTTGATTACATAAAAATATGTACCGACAGAATAGAAAATACCCTTAAAAGAAAAGAAATTGAGCAAGCCACATTAAAGTTGTTCAGTGAGCCAATCGTAAAATACCACACATTAAATTATGAAAAGAAACGAGAGAGATTGGGCGGGACAGCTTATTAGTTGGATTCAGGAAACAATTCGTGAAGGTCAAACTGTTTTTGAGGATGCAACAAATGATACTGGAATAAAACTTGATTCGGGAAGAACGAAATTTCCTGATGTTCTACTTTTTACCGACAAAGTTTCCGGTATAGTTTTCAACGGTTGGGAACTTAAATTTCCTGACACTACCGTTGATGACGGGGAAATGATTAAAAATGCGCTGGAAAAAGCGGAGAGATTAAAGTCGGAATCATTTGTTACTTGGAATGGAACAGAGGCAATCATTTGGAAAATTGAAGATAGAAATTTTTCCATTGATGCACTTACAAAACTTAAGGAATATCCGAAAGAACGTACGATTAGCACCCGGAATGACCTTTCCGACCCTGTAAAATTCAACCGGAACGAATCTATATTAAAGGCAAGAGCGAACGAAATACTCCATGACCTTGGACAACTTTATGAAAGGGGCGAGCTAAAACAAGCTATCAATATTACAGGAAATATTATAGAAGCCGTACTTGAAGCTTCGGTAATAATTTTGCCTCAATTTCAACAAGCAATAGTTACAGAAA comes from Cytophagales bacterium and encodes:
- the polA gene encoding DNA polymerase I, with the translated sequence MPAQKIFLLDAMALIYRAHFAFSKNPRINSKGLNTSAVLGFANALLEIINKEKPTHIAVAFDTSAPTFRHKAYKEYKAERQETPEDIVTAIPYIKRFIDAFNIPVLEKDGYEADDIIGTFAKKAAEADLQVYMMSTDKDFCQLVSDNIYLYKPAYMGNGVDILDKKKVLEKWEIRSIDQVIDILGLQGDKVDNIPGIPGVGEKTAKKLIEEFGSVENLIENADQLEGKLKERVVEFSEQGLLSKQLATIDTGVPLDFDEEKLLYKGPDNDALIALLDELEFRTIKKRLFGDGEEKTTSASSDQMSLFGETAARNLSRENDQKKNKIPENQQSITKVNIDTTTHHYHLADTPELRKKLIKDLEKQKEFCFDTETTAIDTMDAKLVGLAFSYKKGEAYYVPVPKNDKEAKNIANEFKGVLENEQIVKIGQNIKYDILVLKNYDIEVKSPLFDTMLAHYLLEPDMRHNMNALAESYLDYTPVSIDTLIGKKGKEQGNMRDIPVEKVVEYAGEDADITLKLKNIFAPLIKEKKLQKLFNEVELPLIHVLADIERAGVNIDPGALSKYSRLLAKESSVLKQSILDDAGTEFNIDSPKQLGTILFEKLKIDEKPKKTKTGQYATAEDVLSKLADKHEIVRKILDYREVQKLKSTYVDALPELISKKDNRVHTSFNQAVASTGRLSSQNPNLQNIPIRTAKGREIRKAFISKNDKYVLLSADYSQIELRIMASFSKDESMIEAFRDGVDIHATTASKVFGVGTDDVNDEMRRKAKMVNFGIIYGISPFGLSQRLHIQRKEAAEIIDSYFAEFPAIKRYMDDIINKARENEFVETILGRRRYLRDINSRNMTLRGYAERNAINAPIQGSAADMIKVAMINIHNWLKKEKLETKMILQVHDELVFDVRKDELDAVKEKVPDFMKNAIAIKVPVVVDVGVGENWLEAH
- a CDS encoding helix-turn-helix transcriptional regulator, whose product is MKETFGEYIHKLRVEHGLTLTKLAAALDIDQSTLSKIENQKRNVHEVILPKLAKVFKLDIKTLEREFYSEKIAEIIYQAPDSEQLLMLAEEKAKYFKSKKAKQGNLKF
- a CDS encoding site-specific DNA-methyltransferase, encoding MKNGIEKYLNKVIQGDCLEVMKGIPDKSIDMILCDLPYGTTQNKWDSVIDLDLLWQHYERVIKDDGVIALTAQGLFTAKLIMSNEKLFKYKIVWIKSKSTNFLNAKKQPLRKHEDICVFYKKQPTYNAQMTNGEAYDKGIRKDQYTGSYGDFKPRHVKSNGERYPNDIVCYEEQPIDDFVYVKTAESEGPVLHPTQKPIELGRYLVKTFTKPGDVILDNACGSGSFLLSAILENRQFIGIEKNEDVMLHKVKPVDYIKICTDRIENTLKRKEIEQATLKLFSEPIVKYHTLNYEKKRERLGGTAY